One segment of Pantoea sp. Lij88 DNA contains the following:
- the zntB gene encoding zinc transporter ZntB produces the protein MDVIEGKALQVSDAIISCQLDGKGGMIPIAEDEVIECEQPCWLHLNYTHSKSAEWLQSTPQIPDAVRDALAGDSMRPRVSRLGDGFMIVLRSVNHNTDARRDQLVVMRVFINDKLIVSTRRRKVSAVDEVLTDLQNGNGPIDCGSWLVDVCDTLTDHTSEFIEELHDKIIELEDALLDQRMPARGELGLLRKQLIVMRRYMAPQRDVYARLASEKLAWMDDTERRRMQEIADRLGRGLDDLDAGVARTAILADEVASAMAESMNRRTYTMSLMAMIFLPATFLTGLFGVNLGGIPGGGWEYGFTIFCLLLVVLAVGVAGYLRKRRWL, from the coding sequence GTGGACGTCATTGAAGGAAAAGCATTACAGGTTTCAGATGCGATCATTTCCTGCCAGCTGGATGGCAAGGGCGGGATGATCCCGATTGCTGAAGATGAAGTTATCGAGTGTGAACAGCCCTGCTGGCTGCATCTGAACTATACCCACAGTAAGAGCGCCGAATGGCTGCAGTCAACGCCACAGATCCCCGATGCCGTGCGTGACGCGTTAGCGGGCGACAGCATGCGTCCCCGCGTGAGCAGGCTGGGCGACGGATTTATGATCGTGCTGCGCAGCGTTAACCACAACACTGATGCACGTCGCGACCAGCTGGTGGTGATGCGGGTGTTCATCAACGATAAGCTCATCGTGTCGACCCGGCGGCGCAAAGTCTCGGCAGTCGATGAAGTGCTTACCGATTTGCAAAACGGTAACGGCCCGATTGACTGCGGCAGCTGGCTGGTGGATGTCTGTGATACGCTGACCGATCACACCAGTGAGTTTATCGAAGAGCTGCATGACAAAATCATCGAGCTGGAAGATGCGCTGCTTGATCAGCGGATGCCAGCCCGGGGCGAGCTGGGCCTGCTGCGCAAACAGCTGATTGTGATGCGACGTTACATGGCCCCGCAGCGTGATGTTTATGCCCGGCTGGCCAGTGAAAAACTCGCCTGGATGGATGACACCGAACGGCGCAGGATGCAGGAAATCGCCGATCGACTGGGACGCGGACTGGATGATCTGGATGCGGGCGTGGCGCGCACGGCGATTCTGGCTGACGAGGTTGCCTCTGCGATGGCGGAATCGATGAACCGCCGCACCTATACCATGTCGCTGATGGCGATGATCTTCCTGCCCGCCACGTTCCTGACTGGCCTGTTTGGCGTCAATCTGGGCGGCATTCCGGGCGGCGGATGGGAATATGGCTTCACTATCTTCTGTCTGCTGCTGGTGGTACTGGCGGTAGGGGTCGCGGGCTACCTGCGCAAACGACGCTGGCTGTAA
- a CDS encoding YdbH family protein: MAFMPRIFRRRLAAILALILLLLGLMLTVTQWLPRLVGIWLPDETRIEFSGAPRWREGGLWLPQIRYLAGDCSLATVKAVSLGWHQSRWKLNAAELTLESTCLQKLPAGEQSTAAPRTLAEWQAMLPGADVHLGKLIVAPWQTYAGALDLTLEKDRQQLNYQGDNLQLAATLKGQQLAISRLTLTHPALPEPVTLSGHLELPTFATDLPVNGEVAGQLALDALPHPLQLTLNWQQQQGELRVAMADENRPLLRLPWQISRDQIQIEKGEYFWPLAAQPLSGFVNLTLDNWQSGLESSQITGRVNLLTQGRGGKGNVVLGIGPGNLSLTDSHLPFQLTGESKLADLQLYGSIPGVLSGSLLDPQLVLQPKSLLRLRGRLLSTLEVDEARWPLAGVRLSSQGIDGRLQAILNAHDASFGRFRLHLDGRATDFWPDKGEWNWRYWGGGEMLPLQARWDVKGTGGWHDTLIHLDTLSTGFNQLAYGSVNVEKPRLTLTEPVNWQRDAAQPSFNGHFRLQAGPTRFSYGGRLADSTLDFEAKGRDPGYFLWRGELKAGKVGPLRVNGRWDGERLRGQAWWPAQSLVVFQPLLSPDMKMQIQGGTLQAQVAFSAASEQGFQAGGHWTVKQGSVWTPDSQVNGIDFSLPFRFHEQQWQFGQHGPVSLRIAEVKNQFAMQNIRADLQGNWPWSEEAPLTLQDVSLDLLGGQITLPSLRMPQHDPARVSLRNISLSELVTALKPKQFAMSGKVNGELPLWLNNPRWLVEKGWIANSGPLTFRLDKDMADAITRNNVATGAALDWLRYMEVSRSWATINLNNLGDLTMEAQVQGVSQFSNRRQTVNLNYRHQENLFQLWRSLRFGDNLQSWLEQHATLPSNKDTSP; encoded by the coding sequence ATGGCTTTTATGCCACGGATTTTCCGGCGACGGCTGGCGGCTATTCTGGCGCTGATTCTGCTATTGCTCGGCCTGATGTTGACTGTGACGCAATGGCTGCCACGGCTGGTCGGCATCTGGCTGCCTGATGAAACCCGCATTGAGTTCTCGGGCGCGCCGCGCTGGCGCGAGGGTGGCCTGTGGTTGCCTCAGATTCGTTATCTTGCGGGCGATTGCTCGCTGGCAACCGTAAAAGCGGTGTCACTGGGCTGGCATCAGTCGCGCTGGAAGCTGAATGCGGCAGAGCTGACGCTGGAGAGTACCTGCCTGCAAAAATTACCTGCCGGTGAACAGAGCACCGCCGCCCCAAGAACGCTGGCCGAATGGCAGGCAATGTTGCCTGGCGCTGACGTTCATCTGGGCAAACTGATCGTTGCTCCGTGGCAGACCTATGCGGGCGCGCTGGATCTGACGCTGGAAAAAGATCGCCAGCAACTCAACTATCAGGGTGATAATCTGCAGTTAGCCGCCACGCTGAAGGGGCAACAGCTCGCGATCAGTCGCCTGACACTCACCCATCCTGCACTGCCGGAACCTGTCACGCTGAGTGGTCATCTGGAGTTACCCACCTTCGCGACGGATCTGCCGGTGAACGGCGAGGTGGCCGGACAGCTGGCGCTGGACGCGCTGCCACATCCGCTGCAGCTGACGCTCAACTGGCAGCAGCAGCAGGGCGAGCTGCGCGTAGCGATGGCGGATGAGAACCGGCCGCTTCTCAGACTGCCCTGGCAGATCAGCCGCGATCAGATTCAGATTGAAAAGGGCGAATACTTCTGGCCACTGGCGGCCCAGCCGCTGTCAGGGTTTGTTAACCTGACGCTGGATAACTGGCAGTCGGGCCTGGAAAGCAGCCAGATCACCGGTCGGGTCAACCTGCTGACGCAGGGACGCGGCGGCAAAGGCAACGTTGTGCTGGGCATCGGTCCAGGTAACCTCAGTCTGACCGACAGCCATCTGCCGTTTCAGCTGACCGGCGAAAGCAAGCTGGCGGATCTGCAGCTCTATGGCTCCATTCCTGGTGTGCTCAGCGGATCACTGCTCGATCCACAGTTAGTGCTGCAACCCAAATCGCTGCTGCGCCTGCGTGGCCGATTACTGTCAACACTTGAAGTCGATGAGGCGCGCTGGCCGCTGGCGGGCGTGCGACTCTCCTCGCAGGGCATTGATGGCCGCCTGCAGGCTATTCTCAACGCGCACGATGCCAGTTTTGGCCGCTTCCGGCTGCATCTCGATGGCCGCGCGACGGATTTCTGGCCCGACAAGGGCGAATGGAACTGGCGCTACTGGGGCGGCGGCGAGATGCTGCCGCTGCAGGCTCGCTGGGATGTCAAAGGCACCGGCGGCTGGCACGATACCCTGATCCACCTGGATACACTCTCCACCGGTTTTAATCAGCTGGCCTACGGCAGCGTTAACGTCGAAAAACCGCGTCTGACCCTGACGGAACCCGTTAACTGGCAGCGTGATGCCGCGCAACCCTCCTTCAATGGCCATTTCAGACTCCAGGCGGGCCCGACTCGCTTCAGCTACGGCGGCCGTCTGGCTGACTCCACGCTGGACTTCGAGGCGAAAGGCCGCGATCCCGGCTATTTTCTCTGGCGGGGCGAGTTAAAGGCGGGCAAGGTTGGCCCGCTGCGGGTGAATGGCCGCTGGGACGGCGAACGGTTACGCGGCCAGGCCTGGTGGCCAGCGCAGTCGCTGGTCGTCTTTCAGCCGCTCCTCAGCCCTGACATGAAAATGCAGATTCAGGGCGGCACTTTGCAGGCACAGGTCGCTTTCTCCGCCGCCAGTGAACAGGGCTTCCAGGCCGGAGGCCACTGGACGGTCAAACAGGGCAGCGTCTGGACGCCAGACAGCCAGGTGAACGGCATCGACTTCTCACTGCCGTTCAGATTCCATGAGCAGCAATGGCAGTTTGGTCAGCATGGCCCGGTTTCACTGCGCATTGCCGAGGTGAAGAACCAGTTTGCGATGCAGAATATTCGCGCTGACCTGCAGGGTAACTGGCCGTGGTCTGAAGAGGCGCCACTGACATTACAGGATGTCAGTCTGGATCTGCTGGGTGGACAAATCACGCTGCCCTCCCTGCGTATGCCGCAACATGATCCAGCCCGGGTTTCGCTGCGAAATATCAGCCTCAGCGAGCTGGTGACCGCGCTGAAGCCTAAACAGTTCGCCATGTCAGGCAAGGTCAATGGCGAGCTGCCGCTGTGGCTCAATAATCCGCGCTGGCTGGTGGAGAAAGGGTGGATTGCCAACAGCGGTCCGCTGACCTTCCGGCTGGACAAAGATATGGCGGATGCAATAACCCGCAACAACGTGGCGACCGGCGCGGCACTGGACTGGTTACGCTATATGGAAGTCTCCCGCAGCTGGGCGACGATCAATCTGAATAACCTCGGCGACCTCACCATGGAAGCACAGGTGCAGGGCGTCAGCCAGTTCAGTAACCGTCGTCAGACGGTCAATCTTAACTATCGTCATCAGGAAAACCTGTTTCAGCTCTGGCGCAGCCTGCGCTTTGGCGATAATTTGCAATCCTGGTTAGAGCAACATGCGACTTTGCCATCGAACAAGGACACTTCACCATGA
- a CDS encoding DUF333 domain-containing protein yields the protein MKAATFLLAGAALLLSACSSNSDDNEPPQQATAAHIQPRVVMSSLAESTCSNAGGTLAFSHQLDGSRVGMCQLVNGRRCDEQALIGGNCAR from the coding sequence ATGAAAGCAGCCACCTTTTTGCTGGCCGGTGCCGCGTTATTACTTTCTGCCTGCAGCAGCAACAGTGATGATAACGAGCCACCGCAACAGGCTACCGCCGCCCATATCCAGCCACGGGTGGTGATGTCTTCCCTGGCAGAAAGCACCTGTTCAAATGCGGGTGGAACGCTGGCGTTTTCACATCAGCTGGATGGTTCGCGCGTGGGGATGTGTCAGTTAGTGAATGGTCGTCGCTGTGATGAGCAGGCGTTGATTGGCGGGAATTGCGCGCGCTGA
- a CDS encoding 2-hydroxyacid dehydrogenase — translation MKIAVYSTKHYDQKYLEQVNQQFGFELVFFDFLLSESTAKTAVGCDAVCIFVNDDGSRPVLEELAGLGVKYIALRCAGFNNVDLAAAKELGLEVVRVPAYSPEAVAEHTIGLMMTLNRRIHRAYQRTRDANFSLDGLTGFNMHNKTAGVIGTGKIGIATMRILKGFGMRLLAFDPYPSEQALELGAEYVDLKTLFAESHVITLHCPLTPENHHLLNADAFKQMRDGVMVINTSRGGLIDSQAAIDALKQQKIGALGMDVYENERDLFFEDKSNDVIQDDVFRRLSACHNVLFTGHQAFLTAEALTAISETTLSNLSQLDRGENCPNRLSA, via the coding sequence ATGAAGATCGCGGTTTACAGCACCAAACATTACGATCAGAAATACCTTGAGCAGGTTAATCAGCAGTTCGGCTTTGAACTGGTGTTTTTTGACTTTTTACTCTCTGAGAGCACGGCCAAAACCGCTGTAGGTTGCGATGCCGTCTGTATCTTTGTAAACGATGACGGCAGCCGTCCGGTACTGGAAGAACTGGCCGGGCTGGGTGTGAAATACATCGCGCTGCGCTGTGCAGGATTTAATAATGTCGATCTGGCAGCGGCGAAAGAGCTGGGTCTGGAAGTCGTCAGGGTTCCGGCTTATTCACCGGAAGCCGTGGCTGAACACACGATCGGCCTGATGATGACTCTGAACCGCCGCATTCATCGTGCTTATCAGCGTACCCGTGACGCGAACTTTTCGCTCGATGGGCTGACCGGCTTCAACATGCATAACAAAACGGCGGGCGTTATCGGCACCGGTAAAATCGGGATCGCGACGATGCGCATTCTGAAAGGTTTTGGTATGCGCCTGCTGGCGTTTGATCCCTACCCGAGTGAGCAGGCGCTGGAACTGGGCGCGGAGTATGTCGATCTGAAGACGCTGTTTGCTGAATCCCACGTCATTACGCTGCACTGTCCGCTGACGCCGGAGAATCATCATCTGCTCAACGCCGATGCGTTTAAACAGATGCGCGATGGGGTGATGGTGATCAATACCAGTCGTGGGGGTCTGATCGATTCACAGGCTGCGATTGACGCGCTGAAACAGCAGAAGATCGGCGCACTCGGCATGGATGTTTATGAGAATGAACGCGACCTGTTCTTTGAAGATAAGTCGAATGATGTGATTCAGGACGATGTGTTCCGCCGTCTGTCGGCGTGTCATAACGTGTTGTTCACCGGGCATCAGGCGTTTTTAACCGCCGAAGCGCTGACCGCCATTTCAGAAACGACACTCAGTAATCTCAGCCAGCTCGACCGGGGTGAAAACTGCCCGAACCGACTCTCTGCCTGA
- a CDS encoding YdbL family protein — MKRISAVLLLALAMAQPAWALTLNEARQSGRAGETLSGYLAARSQDSETLALVQRINAGRQQEYQRLAEQNNLSTADVASIAGQKLVSRAAAGEYVRGINGQWLRKETDSGQ, encoded by the coding sequence ATGAAACGCATAAGCGCAGTGCTGTTACTCGCCCTGGCGATGGCACAGCCTGCCTGGGCACTGACGCTCAATGAGGCGCGTCAATCGGGCCGGGCAGGTGAAACGCTCTCCGGCTATCTGGCGGCTCGTTCACAGGACAGTGAAACACTGGCACTGGTGCAGCGGATTAATGCCGGACGTCAGCAGGAGTATCAGCGGCTGGCAGAGCAGAATAATCTCTCCACGGCCGATGTCGCCAGCATTGCCGGTCAGAAGCTGGTCAGCCGGGCGGCGGCCGGGGAATATGTGCGTGGCATAAACGGTCAGTGGCTGCGAAAGGAAACAGACAGCGGTCAGTAA
- a CDS encoding FMN-dependent NADH-azoreductase, with the protein MSKVLVLKSSILAGYSQSSQLADFYVEQAKAQGKEVTVRDLAANPIPVLDGELVGALRPSETPLSPRQQEALDLSDELIAELQAHDEVVIAAPMYNFNIPTQLKNYFDLIARAGVTFRYTEAGPEGLVKGKTAVVISSRGGIHKDTPSDLLTPYVKLFLGFIGITDVEFVFAEGIAYGPEVASKATAEAKDAITQIVTA; encoded by the coding sequence ATGAGCAAAGTTTTAGTTCTGAAATCAAGCATCCTCGCAGGCTACTCACAGTCAAGCCAGCTCGCTGACTTCTATGTTGAACAGGCAAAGGCACAGGGTAAAGAAGTGACTGTACGTGACCTGGCCGCTAACCCTATTCCGGTTCTGGATGGCGAGTTAGTGGGTGCACTGCGCCCTTCCGAAACGCCACTGTCACCGCGTCAGCAGGAAGCTCTGGACCTGTCCGATGAACTGATTGCAGAACTTCAGGCTCATGATGAAGTGGTGATTGCCGCGCCAATGTACAACTTCAACATTCCTACGCAGCTGAAAAACTATTTCGACCTGATTGCCCGTGCTGGCGTGACGTTCCGTTACACCGAAGCAGGCCCGGAAGGTCTGGTTAAAGGCAAAACCGCAGTGGTGATCTCAAGCCGTGGCGGCATTCACAAAGATACCCCATCCGACCTGCTGACCCCATACGTCAAGCTGTTCCTGGGCTTCATCGGCATCACTGACGTTGAGTTCGTGTTTGCTGAAGGCATCGCGTACGGTCCGGAAGTGGCCAGCAAAGCGACCGCTGAAGCGAAAGATGCGATTACACAGATCGTGACTGCATAA
- a CDS encoding YnbE family lipoprotein, translating to MSLRPLLVLAAGLLSIGCVPRIEVTAPKDPITINMNVKIEHEIHIKVDKDVEALLKNQSGLF from the coding sequence ATGAGCCTGAGGCCACTACTGGTTCTGGCAGCCGGACTGCTGAGCATCGGCTGCGTGCCGCGCATTGAAGTCACGGCACCCAAAGACCCCATCACCATCAACATGAATGTGAAAATCGAGCATGAGATCCACATCAAAGTCGATAAAGACGTGGAAGCATTACTGAAAAACCAGAGCGGCCTGTTCTGA
- a CDS encoding MgtC/SapB family protein has product MLMDMLIRIALAGILGGLIGLERQMRAKEAGLRTHILVGIGSAMFMLVSKYGFADMLTSEHVALDPSRIAAQVVSGMGFLGAGTIMIQKQVVKGLTTAAGLWVTAAIGLVIGSGMYEIGIYGTVLALVVLEVFRRLSHLLIGKHHTLLVFLKPKSVPLVLLVMQREGIRYGNVTVINRDEESGLCELSVQVTLSRKSSDAHLYDKVMEIKGVQSLEMM; this is encoded by the coding sequence ATGTTAATGGATATGTTAATTCGCATCGCCCTGGCCGGTATTCTCGGCGGCCTGATTGGCCTGGAGCGCCAGATGCGGGCTAAAGAAGCGGGACTGCGTACCCATATTCTGGTCGGTATCGGCAGTGCCATGTTCATGCTGGTATCAAAATATGGCTTCGCCGATATGCTCACCAGCGAACATGTGGCCCTTGATCCCAGCCGTATTGCCGCTCAGGTCGTCAGCGGCATGGGCTTCCTCGGCGCGGGCACCATTATGATTCAGAAGCAGGTGGTGAAAGGCTTAACCACGGCGGCAGGATTATGGGTGACGGCGGCTATTGGTCTGGTGATCGGCAGCGGCATGTATGAGATCGGTATTTATGGCACGGTGCTGGCGCTGGTGGTGCTGGAAGTGTTCCGCCGCCTGAGCCATCTTTTAATCGGCAAACATCATACGCTGCTGGTTTTCCTTAAACCCAAAAGCGTCCCGCTGGTGTTGCTGGTGATGCAACGCGAAGGCATTCGCTACGGCAATGTGACGGTGATTAATCGTGATGAGGAGAGCGGCCTGTGTGAACTCAGCGTTCAGGTCACGCTGTCCCGCAAATCCAGTGATGCGCACCTCTACGATAAGGTGATGGAGATAAAAGGTGTGCAGTCACTGGAGATGATGTAA
- the ttcA gene encoding tRNA 2-thiocytidine(32) synthetase TtcA, which translates to MQDNQTVGKKEQYNLNKLQKRLRRNVGEAIADFNMIEEGDRIMVCLSGGKDSYTMLEILRSLQKSAPVNFSLIAVNLDQKQPGFPEHILPQYLEAQGVEYRIIEEDTYSIVKDKVPEGKTTCSLCSRLRRGILYRVATELGCTKIALGHHRDDILQTLFLNMFYGGKLKGMPPKLMSDDGKQIVIRPLAYCREKDIIRFSEARQFPIIPCNLCGSQPNLQRQVVADMLRDWDKRYPGRIETMFSAMQNVVPSHLADINLFDFKGIKHGDAVVDGGDLAFDRETLPLQPVGWRADEEDAPDLSARLDVLQIK; encoded by the coding sequence ATGCAAGATAATCAAACGGTTGGCAAGAAAGAACAGTACAACCTTAATAAACTGCAGAAAAGACTGCGTCGTAACGTCGGCGAAGCCATTGCAGATTTTAATATGATTGAAGAAGGCGACCGCATCATGGTCTGCCTGTCAGGCGGTAAAGACAGCTACACCATGCTGGAAATTTTGCGCAGTCTGCAAAAAAGCGCGCCGGTTAACTTCAGCCTGATTGCCGTCAACCTCGACCAGAAACAGCCTGGCTTCCCTGAGCACATCCTGCCGCAATATCTTGAAGCGCAGGGCGTGGAGTACCGGATTATCGAAGAAGATACCTACTCCATCGTCAAAGATAAGGTGCCGGAAGGTAAAACCACCTGCTCACTCTGCTCGCGCCTGCGCCGTGGCATTCTTTATCGCGTCGCGACCGAGCTGGGTTGTACTAAAATCGCGCTGGGTCACCATCGTGATGACATCCTTCAGACACTGTTCCTGAATATGTTCTACGGTGGAAAGCTGAAAGGCATGCCGCCAAAGCTGATGAGCGACGATGGCAAGCAGATTGTGATTCGTCCGCTGGCGTACTGCCGCGAGAAAGATATCATCCGCTTCTCAGAAGCGCGTCAGTTCCCGATTATCCCGTGCAACCTCTGCGGTTCTCAGCCGAACCTGCAGCGTCAGGTCGTGGCCGATATGCTGCGTGACTGGGATAAGCGTTATCCTGGCCGTATCGAAACCATGTTCAGCGCGATGCAGAATGTCGTGCCGTCGCACCTGGCAGATATCAATCTGTTCGATTTTAAGGGCATTAAGCATGGCGATGCGGTCGTTGATGGCGGCGATCTCGCTTTTGACCGTGAAACGTTGCCGTTACAGCCTGTTGGCTGGCGGGCGGATGAAGAGGATGCGCCGGATCTGAGCGCGCGTCTGGATGTGCTTCAGATTAAATAA